A region from the Lolium perenne isolate Kyuss_39 chromosome 4, Kyuss_2.0, whole genome shotgun sequence genome encodes:
- the LOC139830006 gene encoding SKP1-like protein 1 has protein sequence MAAEDKKMITLKSSDNEVFEVEEAVAMESQTIRHMIEDDCADNGIPLPNVNAKILSKVIEYCSKHVQAAKPAAADGAADGAPAPAPAEDLKNWDAEFVKVDQATLFDLILAANYLNIKGLLDLTCQTVADMIKGKTPEEIRKTFNIKNDFTAEEEEEIRRENQWAFE, from the coding sequence ATGGCGGCCGAGGACAAGAAGATGATCACGCTCAAGTCCTCGGACAACGAGGTGTTCGAGGTGGAGGAGGCGGTCGCGATGGAGTCGCAGACGATCCGCCACATGATCGAGGACGACTGCGCCGACAACGGGATCCCGCTCCCTAACGTCAACGCCAAGATCCTCTCCAAGGTCATCGAGTACTGCAGCAAGCACGTCCAGGCGGCCAAGCCCGCGGCGGCCGACGGCGCGGCGGACGGCGCCCCCGCCCCGGCCCCCGCCGAGGACCTCAAGAACTGGGACGCCGAGTTCGTCAAGGTCGACCAGGCCACCCTCTTCGACCTCATCCTCGCCGCCAACTACCTCAACATCAAGGGCCTGCTCGACCTCACCTGCCAGACCGTCGCCGACATGATCAAGGGCAAGACCCCCGAGGAGATCCGCAAGACCTTCAACATCAAGAACGACTTcaccgcagaggaggaggaggagatccgcAGGGAGAACCAGTGGGCCTTCGAGTAA